The genomic stretch GAGTAACCGATGGCATACAGGCCTCCCACGATAGACCCCATGCTGGTACCCACGATGACATCCACGGGGATTCCCGCTTTTTCCAGTACTTGCAACACGCCGATGTGTGCCACGCCCTTCGCACCCCCTCCACTTAACACGACGCCCACTTTTTTCCGTTGTGCCTCCACGGTAGGGGTTGCGAACAGCAGCAACAACCCGATGCAGAGCAAACGTCGGAGTGTCGGGAAGCGGAATCTCATATGGCAAAATGGTCGCAGGTATCGCATGGTGTATTTTTTTAATGTAGAATTTAGAGTTTAGAATGAACCCCCTCTAACTCCCCCTTGGAAAGGGGGAGGACAGGCTGCATTGTTATATTGAAACGTCTTCTCGCGTCCGTCTCTCCCCCTGTGTAAGGGGGAGCCGGAGGGGGTAGTTAAAGCGTTAGTCACGTGAGTGGAAATCATAAATCATAAATCTAAAATTTAAAATCATAAATTTAAAACCCTTTCCCCTTGATCCAATCCCCGATCTCTTGCAAAGCCACGGGCGAGAAAGTTTCCTCTATCGTGCCGTATAAAGCGGGTGAACCCGATTCGCAAGTCTGGAAAAGATGATTTAACCCAGGTAATTCCTTCACGGTCACGCTCCGGTTTTTCCCAGCCTCCAAACCTTTCTTGATGATCCCCAAGTTTTCAGGCAGAACTTGCAGGTCATTACTCCCGTTCAAGGCCAGTACCGGACATTTCACACTCCTCAAAACGGGAACAGGGTCATATTTCACGAAAAAATACATCCACGGGGACAACACTTGTTTACGCCAAAGTTCGGCACCCCGTTCATCTCTCATGTTTACCGGTAATTTCCCGGCTTGGTTCAAACTATCCATGTATTTTTTCAAGGGGACTTCTGCCTCTTCGCTGGATGAACTCTCTAGCACGAGATCAAAACATTTCCTGTTCACGACCGACGAGTATTCCAAATCCTCCCCCGTTGCCCCGGTTATTTTTCCCATTTCTTTCTGTTGTTCCAGTAGAATACGGTCACCCCGCAACCCGGGTCCTGCCAAGAGAACGATAAAAGCCACATCCCCGGAACGACTGGCCACGAGGGGAGCTATCATCCCGCCCTCGCTATGCCCGATAAGTCCTATATTCCGTATCTTTCGATCATTCTTCAAAAAGTTCACAGCCGCCTCCACGTCACCGGCAAAATCAAGCGTGGTCGCGGTCCCGAAATTCCCGGTAGACTGCCCCACTCCCCGATCATCAAAACGCAACACCCCGATCCCCTGCCGGGTGAGATAGTCGGCAAGCACGAGAAAAGGCTTGTGTGCCATCAGTTCCTCATCCCGGTTTTGTGGCCCGCTACCGGAAATCAACACGACAACCGGGTAATGCTCGCCCTTTTCCGGCAAAGTCAACGTACCCGCCAAGGTCACACCCGCTTTCGTGTTTTCAAAGGTTACTTCCTCCACCCGGTATGGATAGGGAGGTTTAGGTTCTTGTGGACGTGAAAGAGCCACCTCTCCATCCACTCGCGCTAATTCCAACGGCAATGTCAACCCGCCCTGCACGAAAGTTCCTTGTATCCTATCGGTCCCCTGCCATTTCCCGGAGAATTTCATCCCAAGAGCCGGTGCCGTGATGGTCAACACGCTATCCGCGTACTCCGTTTTCCCCGTGGGAATCCCTTTTGCCCCCTGATCAGGGCTATCCATCGTCGTCGTCCATGAATCCCCGGAACGGGAAACATGAAAAACAAGCCTTAATTTCACCCCCTGAATATTCAAGGTTCCACCCCAATGTCCGGCAATATCCTGCGCGTTCATGATCATCGCCACGAGGACAAAAAATACGGATACAAATACTCTTTTCATGCTATTTCTCGTTTACATTATTCAACAAATATACGAGAAATAATTACAAGATATGCAATTTCACGCCAAACGAAAGACTCAGGATGTCCCACGTTCTCACGTATTTATTCGTGGCACAACTGATGACGTAAAGATCACAGGTACTCAACTCGTAAAATGCAGTGATTCGACGAAAGGGAGAATGAGGCCCAAGATCGAAAGCAATTCGCTGTCCGGTAAAGATATGAAAGCGTACACGGGTGGAAAACTTATAATAGTTATTCGGGTATCTTTCCGGTTCCTTCACCCAGAAATCATCGGATAACACCGTGTTCATGTACAACCCCGTCACCAGTGGTTCCAACCACCACTTGCCGCCGAGATGAACCTCCCATGGCGCGTAATTTTGTTTCAACGTGAAAGTTACTTTTGCCTTGTTGGAGGAAAAACGAGGAACCAAGCCGAACATGATCTCCGTTTCCCACTGTTTTTTTCGCCCGTAATCCCAGCCAACGCCAAGGGAAAGCAATCCCATGGAACCGGCATATTGCACGTTCTGGTACTTCGGGATCAGACGGTTCCACCCGGATTTATATTGTTCCAATTTACGCTGATGTCGTTCTGCCCGTCGTTGTTCCCGGTCATCATCCGTCATTCCGAACACGATTGTTGTCATACCCATGAACATGGTTATAATCCCGACCCTAATAATAGACCACTTCATACTCGTATCCTCCCGGCGTTAAGGTGAATAACAAATAATTCTTATCTTTCATCGCGGCACAACCGATATACGGAATCCCGTCATCAAACAACTCTTTATGAAGTAGCGAGTGACTGTGAGCGTGCAAACAGAATTCCACTCCCGGAAACTCCTGCAACAAGAGATGAAAACCATGGGCCACGTTATTATTGAACTCCACGTTGAAAGGTTGCACGTGCATCACCGGAACCGTCCGGGAACATCCCACCGTGTCCTGCAATTCATTGTACATGAAGGTGAAGTCCGGCACCGGATGCGAGTAGTCGAATTCCAAGGCATTCGTGTTCATGCAAACAAATTTAGTATTCCCCGCCCGGAAGGAGAAATTCTCATCCCCGTATACCTTCAAGAAAACATCCATCCCGTTCCCAAGAATATCGTGATTCCCCAACAAGGCCACGTAAGGCACCTTCAGCTTTCCCATAATATCCCGCACCCACATGAATTCCTTCGTCAAGCCGAAATCGGATATGTCCCCGCCATGAATCACGAAGTCCACGTCGTTCCGCTTGTTGAGGGCATTCACGAAATCCTCCGTTTCATCATACCAACGCTGACTATCACCCATTAACACGAACCGCAAGGTGTCTTTCCCCTCACAGATTTCTTCTATACGAGCTATATTCTTCGCGTTTACACCCGTCTCTCCATGTAAACGAACATCGTACGGATGATACTCGATTAAATCACACCCGCATAGAAGCAGCACTATTCCATATAAAATTACTCTTTTCATTGCAATACCAGTTTATAGTCCCGATAATGCAAAAAGCAGACCAAATTATTTAGAATGATTATTAATATAATATCGACACGGTTACCATTTTGGAAAAATACCCTACCAAAATGAAAAGGTTTTATCGTTTACCGAACCGATAAAAGTCACGACAAAGCACAGATTAACAAACAAATATATCAAACAATATTCATCTTGCATATTTTTTGCTATCTTGTTGGTCGTTATGGACAAGGAACAGAATGTTGAACACTTCCTCAGTCTTATCAGAAAGGCTAAGAGAGGTCATTTAAAGATATATATCGGCATGATTGCCGGAGTCGGAAAAACTTACCGGATGTTACGGGAAGCACATGATTTGCTTACCGCGGGAGTTGACGTACAAGTAGGTTACGTGGAAACGCACGGTCGTGTCGACACGGCTGCCAAACTGGAAGGACTTCCCGTCATTCCCCGTAAAAAACTATTTTACAAGGGCAAGGAAGTCGAAGAGATGGATTTACAGGCCATTTTACAAATACACCCGGAAGTGGTGATTGTCGATGAACTGGCCCACACGAATATCGAGGGTTGCGTGAACGAGAAACGCTGGCAGGACGTGCTTGACTTGCTGGACGCGGGGATTAATGTTATCACGGCCGTGAATATCCAGCACATCGAAAGCCTGAACGGGGAGGTACAGGACATTTCCGGGATCGAGGTAAAAGAACGAGTCCCCGATAGCGTGTTAGGACAGGCCGACGAGGTGGTGAACATCGACTTAACCGCTGAAGAATTGATCTCCCGGTTAAAAGCCGGAAAGATTTACAAACCGGATAAAATTGAACTGGCCCTGCGTAACTTCTTCAAAGCGGAAAACATCCTTCAACTCCGGGAACTAGCCTTGAAAGAGGTCGCCCTACGGGTGGAGAAAAAGGTGGAAAACGAGGTGGTGGAAAATATCGGCCTGCGCCATGAACGTTTCTTAGCCTGTATCAGTAGCCAGGAAAAGACACCCCGCAAACTCATCCGGAAAGTAGCACGTCTGGCCACCCATTACAATAGTAAATTCGTGGTCCTCCACGTGCAAACCCGCCACGAAAGCGCTGACCGCATCCCACTGGCCAAGCAACGTTACCTGATCAATCATTTCAAGCTGGCATCAGAACTGGGCGGAGAGGTACTTCAAATTCAATCGGACGACATCATCGGAACCATCATCAATATTTGCCGGGAAAGGCAGATTAGCACGGTTTGCGTGGGAAAACCCAACATCCAGTTGTTCTCGTACGTGCGTTCTGCCCTTCGATACAAGAGGTTATTGAATAATCTGGCTATATTAAATATAGATTTAATCATCCTCGGTTCATAAACTCGGAAAAATCCTTGAAAATATCATTAAATCGAATTAAGTTTAGGGATATGAAAATAAAAACGAAATTAACATCGGGAATCGGTCTCCTTTTCATGATCATCGTGCTACTCGGAGTTCTGGCGATCAGTTACATTGATAAACTAGCCGACGACACGAAAAATATCCTATCCGATAACTACAATTCACTTGATTACGCGAAAGGTATGCTTTATGCCCTCGATAATCTTGAAACGGACCGGGAAGCGCTGAATATATTCATGGAGAACCTCGAAAAACAGAGACTGAATATCACGGAAATCAACGAGTCGGAAGCCACCGACCGCTTGGCCCGCCATTTTAAATTGCTAGACGAGAATCCCAGCGAACAGAACATACGGCAACTCCGGCTGGATTTGAACCAGATCATGAGCCTGAACATGGCCTCGATTCAACGCAATAGCGTGATTGCCGAAGACACGGCCCGGCAGGCCACGTTATGGATTTCCATTATCGGGATATGTAGCGTCGGGATTGCCCTCGCCCTACTCCTGTTGTTCCCCTCGCAAATTACCCGCCCGATCAGCGAGTTGACATGCGGAATAGTGGAAATTGCCCACCGCAATTACAGTAAACGCCTGCACTTTGACTCTACACGGGAATTTAACGAAGTGGCAACTTCTTTCAACGACATGGCCGAACGTCTGGAAGAGTACCAGCAAAGTTCACTGGCCACCCTGTTATCCAGCAAAAAATACCTGGAGGCTATCGTCAACAGTATTCACGAACCGATTATCGGTCTGGATCATGACCGGCAAATTCTTTTCGTAAACAACGAGGCTTTGACCGTGTTAAACCTCAAACGGGAACAGATGATACACCAATCAGCCGACGAGTTATCGTTGAAGAACGACTTGTTACGCCGCCTTATTCGCGAACTGGTACATCCAAACGAAAAGCACGAGCCGCTAAAGATATACGCTGACGACAAGGAGAGTTTTTTCCAAGCCGTTTACGTGCCGATTAAATTGACGGAGACCGAAACCGAGGGAGAAAAGCAGGTCGGCAACGTGATCTTGTTAAAGAATATCACGGAATTCAAAGAACTCGATTCGGCCAAAACGACTTTTATCTCCACGATCTCGCACGAGCTTAAAACTCCGATTTCAGCCATTATGATGAGCTTGAAGTTACTGGAAGATCAACGGATCGGCAGCTTGAACGACGAGCAACAATCTCTCGCAAGTAGCATAAAAGAAAATAGCGACCGGTTGTTGAACATCACGGGGGAACTGCTCAAGTTGACCCAAGTGGAAACCGGAAAGCTGATTTTAAGCCCGAAGATCACGAAACCGATCGAATTGATCAATTATGCCGTGTCAGCCACCCGGGTACTTGCCGAACGTTTCGGGTGTAATATTGAAGTGGAATATCCCGAAAAGATTCACAAACTATTTGTAGATAGTGAAAAAATAGCCTGGGTGATCACGAATCTCCT from Butyricimonas virosa encodes the following:
- a CDS encoding alpha/beta hydrolase family protein; its protein translation is MKRVFVSVFFVLVAMIMNAQDIAGHWGGTLNIQGVKLRLVFHVSRSGDSWTTTMDSPDQGAKGIPTGKTEYADSVLTITAPALGMKFSGKWQGTDRIQGTFVQGGLTLPLELARVDGEVALSRPQEPKPPYPYRVEEVTFENTKAGVTLAGTLTLPEKGEHYPVVVLISGSGPQNRDEELMAHKPFLVLADYLTRQGIGVLRFDDRGVGQSTGNFGTATTLDFAGDVEAAVNFLKNDRKIRNIGLIGHSEGGMIAPLVASRSGDVAFIVLLAGPGLRGDRILLEQQKEMGKITGATGEDLEYSSVVNRKCFDLVLESSSSEEAEVPLKKYMDSLNQAGKLPVNMRDERGAELWRKQVLSPWMYFFVKYDPVPVLRSVKCPVLALNGSNDLQVLPENLGIIKKGLEAGKNRSVTVKELPGLNHLFQTCESGSPALYGTIEETFSPVALQEIGDWIKGKGF
- a CDS encoding metallophosphoesterase family protein encodes the protein MKRVILYGIVLLLCGCDLIEYHPYDVRLHGETGVNAKNIARIEEICEGKDTLRFVLMGDSQRWYDETEDFVNALNKRNDVDFVIHGGDISDFGLTKEFMWVRDIMGKLKVPYVALLGNHDILGNGMDVFLKVYGDENFSFRAGNTKFVCMNTNALEFDYSHPVPDFTFMYNELQDTVGCSRTVPVMHVQPFNVEFNNNVAHGFHLLLQEFPGVEFCLHAHSHSLLHKELFDDGIPYIGCAAMKDKNYLLFTLTPGGYEYEVVYY
- a CDS encoding sensor protein KdpD, which codes for MDKEQNVEHFLSLIRKAKRGHLKIYIGMIAGVGKTYRMLREAHDLLTAGVDVQVGYVETHGRVDTAAKLEGLPVIPRKKLFYKGKEVEEMDLQAILQIHPEVVIVDELAHTNIEGCVNEKRWQDVLDLLDAGINVITAVNIQHIESLNGEVQDISGIEVKERVPDSVLGQADEVVNIDLTAEELISRLKAGKIYKPDKIELALRNFFKAENILQLRELALKEVALRVEKKVENEVVENIGLRHERFLACISSQEKTPRKLIRKVARLATHYNSKFVVLHVQTRHESADRIPLAKQRYLINHFKLASELGGEVLQIQSDDIIGTIINICRERQISTVCVGKPNIQLFSYVRSALRYKRLLNNLAILNIDLIILGS
- a CDS encoding ATP-binding protein, yielding MKIKTKLTSGIGLLFMIIVLLGVLAISYIDKLADDTKNILSDNYNSLDYAKGMLYALDNLETDREALNIFMENLEKQRLNITEINESEATDRLARHFKLLDENPSEQNIRQLRLDLNQIMSLNMASIQRNSVIAEDTARQATLWISIIGICSVGIALALLLLFPSQITRPISELTCGIVEIAHRNYSKRLHFDSTREFNEVATSFNDMAERLEEYQQSSLATLLSSKKYLEAIVNSIHEPIIGLDHDRQILFVNNEALTVLNLKREQMIHQSADELSLKNDLLRRLIRELVHPNEKHEPLKIYADDKESFFQAVYVPIKLTETETEGEKQVGNVILLKNITEFKELDSAKTTFISTISHELKTPISAIMMSLKLLEDQRIGSLNDEQQSLASSIKENSDRLLNITGELLKLTQVETGKLILSPKITKPIELINYAVSATRVLAERFGCNIEVEYPEKIHKLFVDSEKIAWVITNLLSNAIHYSKENSRIIVGAKEVDQTIQIFVQDFGKGIDPRYHQSIFDRYFRVPGTKVQGSGLGLAISKDFVEAHDGKIWVESEIGKGSKFTIAFPVR